The following coding sequences are from one Lycium ferocissimum isolate CSIRO_LF1 chromosome 3, AGI_CSIRO_Lferr_CH_V1, whole genome shotgun sequence window:
- the LOC132049441 gene encoding protein S40-7-like, translating to MDQNGVVSFRHRQSPSSDRFLTVFSPPQNNTPLNAVDDDDDELNEDEVFWTGRDLTESQLRSSTTFPSQRRQLSFRQHDNFGILAALTEDSRKPDFSVVRRKSSVASSPEQISSSPSTVIPFSRAFPSIPKPPPSGNNNFSHSKSMPARNFQHSAPVNVPMMAKRAPRNSELAEVEIDDDDADDEMLPPHEMVARGSMRSSPRTTFSVLEGVGRTLKGRDLRQVRNAVWRQTGFQD from the exons ATGGACCAAAACGGCGTCGTTAGCTTCCGGCACCGTCAATCTCCGTCATCCGATCGTTTCCTCACCGTCTTCTCTCCACCACAAAACAATACTCCTCTCAACGCCGTTGATGATGACGACGATGAGCTGAACGAAGATGAGGTGTTTTGGACAGGAAGAGACTTAACTGAATCTCAACTCCGTTCTTCTACTACTTTTCCTTCACAACGCCGTCAGTTATCTTTCCGTCAACATGACAACTTCGGTATTCTCGCCGCCTTAACGGAGGATAGCCGGAAACCTGACTTTTCCGTTGTTCGCCGGAAATCTTCTGTTGCTTCCTCGCCGGAACAGATTTCATCTTCGCCTTCTACAGTTATACCGTTTTCACGTGCTTTTCCTTCCATTCCTAAGCCTCCTCCATCAG GTAACAATAATTTTAGTCATTCAAAATCCATGCCGGCGAGGAACTTCCAGCACTCGGCTCCGGTCAATGTTCCGATGATGGCGAAAAGGGCACCAAGGAACAGCGAACTTGCTGAAGTTGAAATTGACGATGATGATGCCGATGATGAGATGTTACCGCCGCACGAGATGGTGGCTCGAGGATCAATGAGGTCTTCTCCTAGGACCACTTTTTCGGTGCTGGAAGGCGTCGGAAGAACGCTCAAAGGGAGAGATCTTCGTCAAGTTCGCAATGCTGTGTGGCGACAAACAGGTTTTCAGGATTGA
- the LOC132049442 gene encoding uncharacterized protein LOC132049442, whose translation MSTIYRTKPVQGLRLLNRVLTISPPYIHRSIATVAFEEVRSKPEKPYNFTAFILHGLLGSGRNWRSFSRSLASSLSADGVNWRMVNVDLRNHGKSAEIEGFVPPHDLENAAKDVANLVNSQGWDWPDVVIGHSMGGKVALQYVESCSHGAYGQSARLPKQLWVLDSVPGKVNPEDSDGEVEKVMKTLQSLPSPIPSRKWLVDHMLELGFSKALSQWLGSNLEKSGDSMMWTFNIEAAIEMFNSYREKDYWPLLEHPPKGTEIAIVRAEKSDRWDPETVQKLESICSNGIGESEGKTSCHLLPNSGHWVHVENPKGLLEIITPKLASLV comes from the exons ATGTCGACTATTTACAGAACCAAACCGGTTCAGGGCCTTAGACTCCTGAACCGGGTTCTAACTATATCTCCGCCGTATATCCACCGTTCAATTGCCACCGTAGCTTTCGAAGAAGTCCGGTCTAAACCGGAAAAACCATACAATTTCACAGCTTTTATACTTCACGGCCTATTAGGTTCCGGTCGAAATTGGCGATCCTTTTCTCGCTCTCTTGCTTCCTCCCTTTCTGCAG ATGGCGTTAATTGGAGAATGGTAAATGTGGATTTGCGGAACCATGGGAAGTCAGCTGAAATTGAAGGCTTCGTGCCGCCACATGATTTGGAAAATGCTGCAAAAGATGTAGCTAATTTGGTTAATTCACAGGGTTGGGATTGGCCTGATGTTGTTATTGGGCATTCCATGGGTGGAAAGGTCGCATTGCAATATGTTGAGAGCTGTTCTCATGGGGCATACGGTCAATCAGCTCGATTGCCTAAACAG CTCTGGGTATTGGATTCTGTCCCTGGAAAGGTGAACCCTGAAGATAGCGATGGAGAAGTAGAAAAAGTTATGAAGACACTGCAGAGCCTACCTTCACCAATCCCATCTCGAAA ATGGCTGGTAGATCACATGTTGGAACTCGGGTTTTCAAAGGCATTATCACAATGGCTGGGCAGCAATCTTGAGAAATCAGGGGATAGCATGATGTGGACTTTTAATATCGAAGCTGCTATAGAGATGTTTAATTCTTACAG GGAGAAAGATTATTGGCCTTTGCTGGAGCACCCACCTAAAGGGACAGAGATAGCGATTGTGCGTGCTGAGAAAAGTGACAGATGGGATCCGGAGACTGTCCAGAAACTTGAAAGCATTTGCTCCAATGGAATTGGTGAATCTGAAGGCAAGACGTCGTGTCATCTCCTTCCCAACTCCGGTCATTGGGTTCATGTCGAAAATCCAAAGGGGCTTCTTGAAATTATAACTCCCAAATTAGCTTCTCTTGTTTAG